Proteins from a genomic interval of Pseudoruegeria sp. SHC-113:
- a CDS encoding holin family protein translates to MGMMTGLMSLLFGGGRNAIVETVEVFRENAESSAQRGFTLQNAALSQLAAEFAVPRKGGFDRFMDGVNRVPRPALVFGILAMFVAAMADPVWFAARMAGLSLVPEPLWWLLGIIVSFYFGARHQVKGQEFQRALAETYSRVPGVMGNIEALDALEAPPAEEALHDNPALADWQRDAG, encoded by the coding sequence ATGGGCATGATGACAGGGCTGATGAGCCTTCTGTTTGGCGGCGGGCGCAACGCCATTGTGGAGACGGTGGAGGTGTTTCGCGAAAACGCTGAGAGCAGCGCGCAACGCGGCTTCACCCTGCAGAACGCCGCGCTCTCCCAACTGGCCGCAGAGTTTGCCGTGCCCCGCAAGGGCGGCTTTGATCGCTTCATGGATGGGGTCAACCGCGTGCCGCGCCCGGCGCTGGTGTTCGGCATTCTCGCGATGTTCGTGGCGGCGATGGCCGATCCCGTCTGGTTCGCGGCACGCATGGCGGGGCTATCGCTGGTGCCGGAGCCGCTCTGGTGGCTTCTGGGCATCATCGTCTCCTTCTATTTTGGCGCGCGCCATCAGGTGAAAGGGCAGGAATTTCAACGCGCTCTGGCCGAAACCTACAGCCGCGTGCCGGGCGTGATGGGCAATATCGAGGCGCTGGACGCGCTGGAAGCCCCGCCCGCGGAAGAAGCTCTGCACGACAACCCGGCCCTTGCCGATTGGCAGCGCGACGCAGGCTGA